Genomic window (Stenotrophomonas maltophilia):
ACCTCAACCAGGCAGGCCGGGTTGTTCTGGGGCGGATGCTGTCGCGGGTCTTCGGGTTGGACTGCCTGGTGCGCCGCGCACAGCGCCTGCACCAGCTGCCCGGAGCGGGCCTGGTGGCGCGCGACCACGAGTCACAGGCACGCTACGACCGTCGCGACATCCGACAGGCATCAAAACTGCTGATGCTCAATCTCAATGCGCTGCGGGAAGAGCTCGATTACGTGCAGAGCGACGCATGTGCATGAAGCAACGTCGATCACGGACAGTCTTGGCAGGGCCTCGTGGGGATCGGGGCGACGCGGAAGCCTTGGTAGCCGTGGGAGGGAAGCATGGCCGGGAGGATACGACCGAGCGTCGCAGATCCTGCGAAGAAGAAAACTATCGAACTGAATCGTTTCGGATATGTGCCGGCTCTTCTTGGCGCTTGGCTAAGTGCTGATTTCGCCTAATGCACCTGTGCTAGGCTCGCTTCCATTCAGCGCACAGTCGGGAAAGGCGATGTCTCAAAGGGGAATCGTTACGTGGCTTGCTATAGCCGTACTCGCCGGGGGTACGGCTTGGTATGGGATCAGCGCAAGTAGAAATGACCCAGTACCCACCGGGCCAATCGCAGAGCACCTCGGTCCCAAGCATCTACCGATTTCTCCAGTAGCGCGCGAAAGCCCCTCCGATATGCTTGGCTCAGAACTTTGGAGCAATGCCGACTCTCAATCGGCGGCGGTGCGTTTTAACGCCCTGCGCTCACGGGCAGAAGCCGGCGACATGGTGGCGCAACGGGAACTGGCAAAGCTGTACCAACAGTGCTCTGTATTCAGCCTGTCCCCTTCAAATATGTATGCAACCTTGGATGCATTTGCAGTTGCTCGCGGCGTCCCGCAGAGTTCCTACGACGGCATCAAGAAGCGTTTCTCAGCGACTTGTTCTGCAGTAGATGGTGGCCAAGTAATACCGCAAGAGGCATACACCAACTGGTTCGAGCGAGCCGCGAACCAAGGTGACTCCTACTCCAAGGTTGCGGTGGCATCCCATAACTGGGTAACGCTAAAAGCAGACGACTACCTGTCGCTGGCGCGTGACGTGATCAATTCGGGGGATCCGGAAGCTATTTTCTCCCTCGGCGATCTCCTTGCACTCGCTCCAGAATCTAGCGATATCGCGGAGTTCAAGTCTGCCACGACCGGACCATATGCCAACTACGCCTGGAGCATAGCGGCGTGCCGACTAGGCGCAGATTGCGGCCCCGGGTCCTATCGATTGGATTCGCTCTGCATCAATACAGGTATATGCGGATCAGGAGATTTTGAAGACGCCATTAGGAACCATGTGGTTCCTGCTGGGCAGCAAGAATCGCTGGATAGAGCGATAGGAGAAGTACAGAGATCCATTGGGAAGAAGCCATCTTAAAAAGGACACCTTCTTGAATCGAATTTCCAGAAAGATGAAGTGGAGCATCGCCTCGCTGGTTTTCGTGGCGTTTGCCGCCATTGCTGCAACAGTATCTATCAATGCCAGCTCTTATCCGTACAACCAAGTTGTGGCAGCTCAAGAGATGTCCGCCTACGAAATGGCGGAGCTACGAATCGCGGGTCTGGTCGGTTTGGCGGGCATGTACCGAGTCACGCATGGCATTGCTTCCTTGCCTGTCGGCAGCAGGATCAAGGTGACCTGGGGTGATGGGTCGGTCGAAGAAGCCACTGTTACTTGTCTTGGTGGAAGTCCTTGCATCCTGCCCATTCCGGGGACTCAGAAACCATCAAGTGGCGGTGGAGGTGACGGTGGCAACGCCGGAAACGATGGCACTGGTGGCACTGGTGGTGGGATAGTCGGTGGGGGTGGGTGCTACGGCAACTGCGGAATTGTTGGCATCGGCCCGATCTCAAACCCAGGCAATGGCGCCGGTGGAAAGCCGCAAGAGCCCCCGCGCATTGAAGACCCGGAATGATTAGCTGAGTGCAGCAATTATTACTGGTTTGGTGAGGTCTTGAGCGCCATCACGCACAAGTGCTGGCGCTCTCTTCGCCGCGAACTGCCGGAGCAAATTACGCCCCATCGACGATCAGCCGATAGTAGCGCCCGGTCCGCATCGCAACGGCGTCCTCATACGGCACAGTCACCACGATCTGCGTGGCCGGACACCGTGTTCGGCTCGTCGAAGGTGAGCTGCTGCTTGTCCGGCAGGGCGCTGCTCTCCAGCTTGGTGGCCAGGCGCATTTTCAGGTTCAGCATGGGTGTTTCCTCAGTTGGTGGAGGGTGGTCCGACGCAGCTCTGCGCGACGCTATGGACCTGGCCTATCTGACTGGCCAGAGAGTCGGAGACGTGTGGTCCATGGACGTGCGCCAGGCCACAGCGCGCGGTCTCATCATCCAGCAGCCGAAGACCAGCAACCGGGTCACCATGGAGATCACGGGCGAACTGGCGACGCTTCTTGAGCGCATTGCGAAGCGAAAACGGGAGAAGTACCCGAACGGGCGAGAGAAGGTCTACAGCTCGAGGCTAATCGTGGACGAAGACGGCATAGGCATCGGCCGTGCAGCGCTGCGCTACCGGTTCGACAAAGCCAGGGAGGCAGCGGGCATTGCAGAAGGGGAATTCCAGTTCCGAGATCTCCGCGCCAAGGCGGGTACGGACAAGGCCGATTCGGCAAAAGACATTCGCGAAGCGCAGGCCCGGCTGGGGCATTCATCGGTCACTACGACCGAGATCTACGTGCGAAAAAAGAGGGGGTCCAAGGCCACTCCGAGGCGGTGAATTGCGGAGCAGTCTGGATATTGCGGAGCGCCTGAGACGGCGCAAACCGTTGGGAGACATGGAGCGGGCGATGGGAATCGAACCCACGTCAGTAGCTTGGGAAGCTACAGCTCTACCATTGAGCTACGCCCGCGTTGCGGTGGAAAGTCTATGCGCTGGGGCCGGTGTTGCGCAATGGTGCCCCCCGCATCAGAGCGGGGCCGGAGCCCTTTCGTTGCCGAAAGGGATCCGACCCCGCCTGGTTTCTGCTTAGAAGCTGCCGCTGAAGTTGGCGAACAGCGTCGCGTCCTGGGCACGCTTCTGCCCGGCCGAAGCGCTCAGGCCGAAGTTGCTCTGCAGGCCGAACAGCTCGGTACGGGCACCCAGCACCACGGTGGCGTAGTTCTTGTCGAAGTTCAGGCCGGGCACGCGATAGCTGCCCAGTTCCGGCAGGGTCTGCAGCCAGGCACTGGCCTGCTTGGTGTCTTCGAACTCGTGGTCGTAGGTCAACTGCGCGTACGGCTTGACGGTGCCGCCATCGAAGCGGGCCTGCCAGCCGATGCGACCGACGGTCGAATCAACGTTCTGGCGGTCGTAACCCAGTGCGGTGGCCAGGGTGCCGGCCGCAGCGCTTTCGGTGTAACCGTCGATCTTCACCTTCTGCCAGATCACCGAAGCAATCGGGCCGTGGCGGAAGCCGCCTTCGGTGCCGAACTCGTAACCGGCGTTCAGGGCAGCAGTCAGGTTGCTGCCGTCCGGCGAACCACCGTGCTCGCGGGTGGCCGGACCCAGCTGGACCTTGCGGTTCACGTCATAGGACAACCAGGTGTAGCTGACCTGGCCATTGACCCAGATGCGGTCGTGGTACCAGCCCGCGAACAGACCGGCGGTGGTGTCCTTCTGGGTGAAGTCGCCACGGCTGTTGCCGAAGTCGGCATTGAGGCGGCCGAAGCCGGCGAAGCCGCCGAACACCATGCCGTCGCGCGCCCAGTCGATACCGAACAGGCCGGCCGGCGCCAGGCCGTCGTACAGGTCGGCATGGTCATAGCGCTGCAGGTCACCACGCACGCCGCCCCACCAGGACAGGCCGTCGGCCGGGCGACCACCCAAGTGCATGCTGACCTGGTCGGCACGCGAGCGGCCGATGGTCTGTGCCGAGTGGCTCAGCACCTGCTGCAGACGCGGGCCTTCCAGCACCGAGACCGCGTACTGGCCCAGCAGCTGATGGCCGGCGGTGGTCGGATGCACGCCGTCGGCGAACAGGTAGGTGTTGGCCGCATCCGGGCTGACGTAGCTGGTCGGGTTGCAGCCGATGATGCTCGCAGTGGAATTGTTCGGATCGATCTTGCAGGCCGTGCTGGTGACGTTGGTGAAGCCATACATGGCCGGATTGGCGGTCACCTCGCGCAGGATGCTGAAGGTGTCGAGCGGAATGAACTCGATGCCCGCCTGCTTCAGGCCACCGTACAGGGCCTTGTTGTAGCCGGCCGACAGCGCGGTGGCGGCAGCGGCGTTGGGGCCGCGGAACTGCGGAGTGATGCCCACGTCCGGCAGATTCGGCACCAGCACATACTGTGCCCCGGCCTGCTTCAGTGCGCCCACCAGGGCGATCTGGTCGGTGACTGCTGCCCCGATGATGCCCTGCACCTGGGCCTGCGATGCACCGCCGGCCGCTGCGCGCGTGGCCGCGAACAGGTCATTGGCACCGCCCCAGACGGTGTACAGGGCATTGGCGTCAGCCTTGCCGCCATTTGCGGCAAGGTAACGGGCGGCCTGCGACTTCAGCGACGGAATGGCTCCCAGGCCACCCGCTTCGTCGACCGATACACGGGCGCCGCCAACGGCGTAGTTGTCGCCATTCTGGCCATTACCGTTGGGCGTGCCATCGAGGCCGTAGTAATTGGCCAACTGTTGCGACCACACCAAGCCCGGGTTGGTGGTGAACTGGCCGGTGACCGGCCGCACGCCCGGATCCAGCAGCGGGCGGAAATAGCCGGCATCGGTGAGGCTGTCACCGAAGAACACGGCTCTGGAATACGGGGATTCGCCTGCCATGGCCGGTACCGCGGCCAGCGCGATCGCGGCCGCCATCAGGGAGCGGATCGGGCGTTTGCTGAGCAGCATGTAAAAAACTCCTGTGGGGATATCGTTGAGGACCCGGCGGACGTACGCCGGCGCACGGTGAATGGTTTCACCGCGCCGCCTTTTGCTCACGCTGCGCCGCCGCATGAATTGTCGCCCGGGCACGGGAAAACCCGCTGTGCCGGAGCTGGCGCCCGGTTCAATTTGCAAACGTTCCGATCCCGGCGGGCTATCAGCGACAATGCGCGGATGAACATCCAGCTCAACGGTGAACCCCGTACCCTGCCCGCTTCGGCGACCCTCCACGACCTGCTCGACGCCGAGCAGCTGCTGCAGCGCCGGGTGGCGGTGGAGGTCAACGGCGAGATCGTCAGCCGCAGCCGCCATGGCGAGCATGTCCTGTCCGAAGGCGACATTGTGGAGATCGTGCACGCGCTGGGTGGCGGCTGATGGCCGGGGTCGGATCCCATCGCATCGCGATGGGCCCTGACCCCAGAACCACTTCGCAGCGGGTCAGAGCCCTTTGCCTCTGGCAAAGGGATCCGACCCCGCCTTCTATGTGATCCCATCTTCAGGCGGATAAGCGATAATCGCGCCATGAACGTTCATGTCTCCCCCGATTCGCTGGTGATCGCCGGCAAGACCTATGGCTCGCGGCTGCTCACCGGCACCGGCAAGTTCAAGGACCTGGAAGAAACCCGCCTGGCCACCGAGGCTGCTGGCGCCCAGATCGTCACCGTGGCCATCCGCCGCACCAACATCGGGCAGAACCCGGGCGAGCCGAACCTGCTCGACGTGCTGCCGCCGGACCGCTACACCATCCTGCCCAACACCGCCGGCTGCTACACCGCCGAAGACGCGGTGCGTACCTGCCGGCTGGCCCGTGAGCTGCTGGACGGCCACAACCTGACCAAGCTGGAAGTGCTGGGCGACCAGAAGTCGCTGTACCCGGACGTGGTGCAGACCCTCAAGGCCGCCGAACAGCTGGTCAAGGACGGCTTCGAAGTGATGGTCTACACCTCCGACGACCCGATCCTGGCCAAGCGCCTGGAAGAGATCGGCTGCGCTGCGGTGATGCCGCTGGCCGCGCCGATCGGCTCGGGCCTGGGCATCCAGAACAAGTACAACCTGCTGCAGATCATCGAAGACGCCAAGGTGCCGATCATCGTCGATGCTGGCGTGGGCACCGCGTCGGATGCGGCAATCGCGATGGAGCTGGGCTGTGACGGCGTGCTGATGAATACCGCCATTGCCGGTGCACGCAGTCCGGTGCTGATGGCCAGCGCCATGCGCAAGGCGGTCGAGGCCGGCCGCGAGGCCTTCCTGGCCGGGCGCATCCCGCGCAAGCGCTATGCCAGCGCCTCCTCCCCGGTGGATGGGTT
Coding sequences:
- a CDS encoding tyrosine-type recombinase/integrase, yielding MGVSSVGGGWSDAALRDAMDLAYLTGQRVGDVWSMDVRQATARGLIIQQPKTSNRVTMEITGELATLLERIAKRKREKYPNGREKVYSSRLIVDEDGIGIGRAALRYRFDKAREAAGIAEGEFQFRDLRAKAGTDKADSAKDIREAQARLGHSSVTTTEIYVRKKRGSKATPRR
- a CDS encoding autotransporter outer membrane beta-barrel domain-containing protein translates to MLLSKRPIRSLMAAAIALAAVPAMAGESPYSRAVFFGDSLTDAGYFRPLLDPGVRPVTGQFTTNPGLVWSQQLANYYGLDGTPNGNGQNGDNYAVGGARVSVDEAGGLGAIPSLKSQAARYLAANGGKADANALYTVWGGANDLFAATRAAAGGASQAQVQGIIGAAVTDQIALVGALKQAGAQYVLVPNLPDVGITPQFRGPNAAAATALSAGYNKALYGGLKQAGIEFIPLDTFSILREVTANPAMYGFTNVTSTACKIDPNNSTASIIGCNPTSYVSPDAANTYLFADGVHPTTAGHQLLGQYAVSVLEGPRLQQVLSHSAQTIGRSRADQVSMHLGGRPADGLSWWGGVRGDLQRYDHADLYDGLAPAGLFGIDWARDGMVFGGFAGFGRLNADFGNSRGDFTQKDTTAGLFAGWYHDRIWVNGQVSYTWLSYDVNRKVQLGPATREHGGSPDGSNLTAALNAGYEFGTEGGFRHGPIASVIWQKVKIDGYTESAAAGTLATALGYDRQNVDSTVGRIGWQARFDGGTVKPYAQLTYDHEFEDTKQASAWLQTLPELGSYRVPGLNFDKNYATVVLGARTELFGLQSNFGLSASAGQKRAQDATLFANFSGSF
- the thiS gene encoding sulfur carrier protein ThiS, translating into MNIQLNGEPRTLPASATLHDLLDAEQLLQRRVAVEVNGEIVSRSRHGEHVLSEGDIVEIVHALGGG
- a CDS encoding thiazole synthase, yielding MNVHVSPDSLVIAGKTYGSRLLTGTGKFKDLEETRLATEAAGAQIVTVAIRRTNIGQNPGEPNLLDVLPPDRYTILPNTAGCYTAEDAVRTCRLARELLDGHNLTKLEVLGDQKSLYPDVVQTLKAAEQLVKDGFEVMVYTSDDPILAKRLEEIGCAAVMPLAAPIGSGLGIQNKYNLLQIIEDAKVPIIVDAGVGTASDAAIAMELGCDGVLMNTAIAGARSPVLMASAMRKAVEAGREAFLAGRIPRKRYASASSPVDGLIG